The DNA region GCAATAACCACCCCCTTCGGCGGCCCAGCCAGGGAAACGTAAAGCGATCAAAAATGGGCGCCCAAAGGAACTTGCCCGTATAAGGCAGCCCTACCAAGGCAAACAAGCCAATAGTTGTTAAATCCACTCCGGATTCTCGCATCCATGCTTGCAAGACGGAACCGGTGAGTAACAGTGGCAGTCCACTGTAAAAACCCATGGCAAAGGCTACCGCCATCCGCTGGGACAAGAGCGCGCGGGCAATCCCGGCAGGCTTAGAAGGGATAGTCATAATCGATAATCAAAGGTGCATGGTCGGAAAAGCGTTTTTCTTTGTATATTTCCACTCGAAGAATGTTATCTTTTAGCGAGGGACTGACGACTTGATAATCAATCCGCCATCCCACATTTTTTTCCCATGCCCGGCCGCGATTGGACCACCATGTGTATTGATCCGGTTCCTGATTGAGGACCCGAAAGGCATCCACCCACCCTTCCTCTCCAAACAACTTATCCATCCAGGCCCTTTCCTCCGGCAAAAAACCAGATCGATTCTGGTTGGAGCGCCAATTTTTAATATCGATTTTTTTGTGGGCGATATTGAAATCTCCGCAAAAAATATAATCCCGCCCGGACTGGGCACATTCGCGCATAAATTCTAAAAAACGATCCAGAAACTTGAATTTAAACGCCTGCCTTTCCTCCCCCGAAGTCCCTGAAGGAATATAGACGGAAGCGACACTCAACTGACCAAAACGTCCTTCCAGATAACGCCCCTCCGCATCCACTTCCGGCCAGCCCAGGCCAATTTTGACTTCATCCGGTTCCTTGCGCACATACAACGCCACGCCGCCATAACCTTTTTTTTCCGCAGTGTGGTAATAACAATGATAGCCTTCAGGCCAAAAGACCTTATCTTGTAGTTGATCCAACTGGGCTTTGATTTCCTGCAAACAGACGATGTCAGCTTGTTGACTGGCCAGCCAGCGGAAAAATCCTTTGCGCTCTGCCGAGCGGATGCCATTCACATTTAGGGTAATCACCCGCATTTCTTTATGCTCCATTACTTGATAAGTGGACAAATTAACTTCATCATCTAATATTAAAAGCACAACGGAAATCCTGATAGTTTATTCGACCCTAAGTAACTTCATGGCAACAACGGCATCAATTCCAAAACTTAACGGACTGGCCCACTGCTTGGTGGGTGCAGGGTTCATGAGCGAACAAGAGGCAGCTGAGCATCAAGAAAAAGCCAATAATCAGCGCATGCCTTTCGCGACCTATCTTGTCATCAACAAAGTGGTTGACAGTCTCTCGCTGGCAAAAGCCGCTTCCGCTCAGTTCGGCGTACCGTTGTTCGATTTGGCCACCATGGATATGGAGCTGGCGCCTGTCAAGTTGGTCAACGATAAGCTCATTCAAAAACATCATATCTTGCCGTTATACCGGCGAGGAAACCGGCTGTTCGTGGCAATTTCCGACCCGACTAATTTCCAGGCGCTCGATGAAATCAAATTCCACACTGGTCTGAATACCGAAACGGTGCTGGTGGAAGAGGATAAACTATCCAAAGCCATCGATACCGCACTGGAAGCTGCCGACAGCGCTATCAATGATCTCCTCGATCAAGATCTGGAAAGTCTTGAAATCGGCGAAGTCGAACCACAAACTTCCAATGCTACCGAGGTCGATACCGAAGACGCCCCCATTGTCCGCTTCGTTAACAAAATCTTGCTCGATGCCATCAAAAAAGGCGCCTCGGATATCCATTTCGAGCCCTATGAAAAACAATTCAGAATCCGGTTCCGCAGCGATGGCATGCTGCACGAAATATCATCACCTCCACCCAATTTAGCCACCCGCGTCATCTCCCGCATCAAGGTTATGTCCCGGATGGATATCGCGGAAAGACGGGTACCCCAGGATGGCCGGATCAAGATGATTTTGTCCCGCAATAACGCCATCGATTTCCGCGTCAACACTTGTCCCACGCTGTTCGGGGAAAAAGTCGTACTGCGTATTCTCGACCCCACCAGCGCCCAAATCGGCATTGACAAACTGGGTTTCGAACCCGAGCAACAAAAATTATTTCTTAACGCCATCCACAAACCCTACGGCATGATTCTGGTCACAGGACCCACCGGAAGTGGTAAGACGGTTTCTCTCTATACCGCGCTGAACATCCTCAATACGCCGGACAAAAACATTTCCACCGCGGAAGATCCCGTGGAAATCACCGTACCCGGCATTAATCAGGTCAACGTCAACCCGAAATCCGGCCTGACCTTTGCCAGCGCGCTCCGGGCTTTTTTGCGGCAGGATCCCGATATTATCATGGTGGGGGAAATCCGCGATTTGGAAACCGCCGAAATCGCTGTCAAAGCCGCTCAAACCGGACACATGGTACTGTCAACGCTGCATACCAATGACGCTCCTCAAACCCTGAATCGCTTGGCGCAAATGGGGATTCCGCCATTCAACATTTCCTCTTCGGTGATCCTGATCCTGGCCCAACGGTTGGCGCGGCGGCTGTGCGAATACTGCAAGCGGGAAGAAAAATTCCCCAAGGACTTGTTGCTAAAAACCGGTTTTGAAGAAAAGGAACTGGATGACCTGGTGCTTTTTACCGCCAACCCCGAAGGCTGTGACCATTGCACCAAGGGCTACAAAGGCCGGGTGGGGATTTACCAGGTGATGCCCATCACAGAATCCATCAACCGTTTGATTCTGGAAGGCGGCAACGCCCTGCAAATTGCAGAGCAAGCCAAGGCGGAAGGCATCAACGACCTCCGCGCTTCGGGATTGAATAAGGTACGGGAAGGCATTACAAGTATTGAAGAAATTGATCGAGTCACACGGGAATAACGCTTATGGTAGCCAGAGTTGAAAAAGAAGAGTTGATCCAGTTTGTCTGGGAAGGGGTGGACAAAAACGGCAAGCGAATAAAAGGCGAGCAGCCTGGCCGCAGCGAAACCCTTGTCAAGGCGGAGCTGAGACGGCAAGGGATCAAACCCGTCAAGGTCAAGAAAAAACCCAAACCCCTGTTCGGCGCCCGCAAGAAAAAAATTACCACCAAGGATATCGCGGTTTTCAGCCGCCAATTGGCCACTATGATGAGCGCCGGGGTGCCATTGGTGCAATCCTTTGAAATTGTCGGTCGCGGACACGAAAATCCCAGCATGCAGGAGTTGATCCTGCAAATCAAAGACGATATCGAAGGCGGTAATACCCTCACCGAAGCCCTGCGCAAACATCCCCTGTATTTTGACGATCTCTTTTGTAATTTGGTGGAAGCCGGTGAGCAAGCGGGGGTTTTGGAAACGCTGCTCCATAAAATCGCGGAATACAAGGAAAAAACCGAGTCATTAAAGGCCAAAGTCAAAAAAGCCTTGACCTATCCTGCCGCGGTAGTGGTAGTGGCTTTTATCGTCTCGGCTATTTTATTGATCTTCGTGGTACCCCAATTTGAGGAGTTATTCAAAGGTTTTGGGGCGGACCTCCCTGCATTTACCCAATTGGTGATTAATCTCTCCCGCTTCATGCAGGATAACTGGTACTTTGTGTTTGGAGGAATTGGGGTTGCTATTTATGCTTTCATGTATTTTAAAAAACGATCCTTGGCTTTTAACCGGTTTCTGGACCGGCTTTTTCTCCGTATTCCTGTTATCGGGCCCCAGATATTGCATAAATCCGCCATTGCCCGCTTTGCCCGCACGCTGTCTACCATGTCCGCTGCCGGGGTACCCTTGGTGGAAGCCTTGGAATCGGTCGCTGGCGCCTCAGGCAATGCGGTATATTCCGATGCCATTCTGGACATGCGCGAAGCGGTAGCTACCGGCCAGCAGTTGCAACAAGCCATGCGTCAGACTAACCTGTTTCCCAACATGGTGATCCAAATGATCGCCATTGGGGAAGAATCAGGCTCCATTGACAGCATGCTGGCTAAAGTGGCCGACTTCTATGAAGAAGAAGTGGACAATGCGGTGGATTCCTTGAGCAGCCTGATGGAACCCATGATTATGGCCTTTTTGGGGGTGGTTGTAGGTAGCTTGGTCATCGCCATGTACCTGCCGATTTTCAAACTGGGCGCTGTGGTTTAGGCTGGCTCACTGGTTTCTGGAGGGAGACTTTAGAAAAGCCCGTAAATTCTTCTCTGGTTGGGGATGACGGAGACCGCCTGTCTCCACCCCCTTCCAATGTCTTCTTAACGTCGCTCAATAGATGGATTCTTAGTGCCTTTAATTCAAGTTTTTCAAGATCACCCATTTTTATTCCTGGCAGCAATCGGGATTTTGGGATTGTTGGTGGGCAGTTTTCTCAATGTGGTCATCTACCGCCTGCCGGTAATGTTGGAACGCGGTTGGCGCCAGGAATGTCTGGAATTTCTAGGTCAGCCCAAGGAGGAAGCGCCAGAGCGCTTTGATCTGATTCAACCCGCATCCACCTGCCCCCATTGCGGCCATCAGATCCAGGCTTGGGAAAATATCCCCGTTATCAGTTATTTGCTGCAGAAAGGACGCTGCACACAGTGTGGCGCTTCAATTTCCCTCCGTTACCCACTGATTGAACTGCTCACGGCCGTGCTTTCCATGGTTGTGGCCTGGCATTTTGCTGTCAGCGTGCAAACCTTGTGGGCGCTGGTTTTGACCTGGACGCTGATAGCACTGAGTTTTATTGACATCGACCACCACCTCCTTCCCGACGCCATTACCCTGCCAGTTCTCTGGCTGGGCTTGTTTTTAAGCCTGTTCCATCTGTTTACTGATCCACGCTCTGCCATTATTGGCGCCATTGCAGGATATCTTGTTTTGTGGACGGTGTATCAACTTTTCAAATTACTCACCGGCAAGGAAGGCATGGGGTTTGGCGATTTCAAATTATTAGCCCTCTTTGGCGCTTGGCTGGGCTGGCAAAAGCTCCCAATGATTATATTATTATCTTCCCTGGTAGGTGCCATCCTGGGCATTGCCATGATCCTGATTCAAGGCCGGGACCGGCAGACACCTATTCCTTTCGGACCTTATCTTGCCATTGCCGGCTGGATTGCATTGCTATGGGGTGATACCCTCAATCAACTTTATCTGAATTTGAGTGGTATTAGCTAGAAATCCATGCTCAAAATCGGCCTGACGGGCGGTATTGCCAGCGGCAAGAGTACCGTTGAAAAGTTGTTCGAAAAGCGGGGCATCACTGTAATCGATGCCGACAAAATTGCCCGTAACCTGGTCAAGCCCGGCCAGCCGCCGCTGGATAGCATCGTTGAAACGTTTGGCAGGTCTATGCTTTTACCCGATGGCAATTTGGATCGGGCGAAGCTGCGGGAACTGGTCTTCAATCACCCCCGGCTCAAAGAGAAATTAGAAGCCATATTGCATCCCGCCGTTTATGTCGAAATGGCGCGCTTGGCGAAAAAAAGCAACAGCCCTTATGTCATTTTTAGCATTCCCTTGTTAGTAGAGACAGGGGCCGAAAAAAACTTTCACCGCATACTCGTCATCGACTGCCCCGAAGCTCTGCAGATCGCGCGTTTGAAGCAAAGAGACAACCTTCAGGAAGACATGATAAAACAGATCCTACAAAATCAGGCCACCCGGCCCCAGCGCCTTGCCGTGGCCGATGATGTCATTGTCAATGACGGGAGCCTCGCCAAGCTTGAACAACAAGTCGAGGAACTGCACCAATTTTATTTGCGTCTAAGCCGGAATCAAACTGATTAACTTTTTCTTACCTATCAATTTTACACAGCTAAGGTGCTGGGATATTTCTTCCGTGGGTGTTGGCGGCCTGGATGACCGCCATCAAGTCCTCAGTGAAGAGTTTACGACGTTCCACGGAAGAAATATCCCAGCACCTGAAGAAATCTCGATCTGCCAAATCTTTCTAGGATGAACTTTTTCAATGGCGAACTTAATTCCGCCGCCTTTAAGCCTTTATATTCACCTGCCCTGGTGCGTAAAAAAATGCCCTTATTGCGATTTTAATTCCCACACGCACCAAGGCATACTTCAGGAAAAACAATATATAGACGCGCTGCTTGCCGATCTGGATCAGGATCTGCAACAAATCCAGCCCCGTCCCATTCACAGTATTTTCATCGGTGGCGGCACCCCCAGCCTGTTCTCTCCTGACAGTCTTCAACGTCTACTGGAAGGTATCCATTCCCGGTTAACGCTTTCTCAAGAAATAGAAATCACGCTTGAGGCTAATCCTGGCACGGCAGAGAGCACAAAATTCAAACAATTCGCCCAACTGGGGATTAACCGTTTATCCCTCGGCATCCAAAGCTTTCAGGATGACAAACTTCGGTCACTGGGCAGAATCCATAACGCGGAAGAAGCCATGAGCGCGGTGGAAATGGCCCGGGCAGCAGGCTTTCAAAGCATTAATTTGGATCTCATGTTTGGACTTCCCCATCAATCAGTGAAAGACGCCTTCTACGATATCGAAACAGCCATTCATCTGGCGCCTGAGCATATTTCCCACTACCAACTGACTTTGGAACCCAATACCCTGTTTGCCAAACACCCACCCCCCCTTCCACCTGATGACAACATTTGGCATCTACAACAACAATGCCAGGAAAAACTGGCCCACCACGGTTATCTTCGTTATGAAGTTTCCGCCTTTGCCAGTCCGGGGAATGAATGCCAACATAATCTTAATTATTGGCAATTCGGGGATTATTTGGGTATCGGCGCCGGCGCGCACGGAAAATACACCCAAGACAATACGATCCGGCGGCGCTGGAAAATCCGCCATCCACAGCACTACATGGACAAATCCGGGGGACTGGGGCGGGTTGGCGGAGATATCGAAGTGGAAAATACCCAACGCCCCCTGGAGTTCATGATGAATACATTGAGACTAAGATCCGGTTTTACCCCAGAACAATACGAGCAACGTACCGGCTTACCCTGGATGCCACAAAAAACCGTCATTGATAGGCTTGTGGAGGATCAACTCTTGCAATTTAAAGGCGGATTTGTCTATTGTACCGACAAGGGCTGGAATTTCTTAAACACGGTTTTGGAAGCATTTGCCTGATCCAATCCATCTGATAAATTGGCGCGATTGTGAAAATCCCGGTGTGTCCATTTTTTGGACACAAACATTTTTACTCAAACAATCAAGGAGATAATTAGTTATTCCGCATCCTGCCCACAACTTTTTCCACAATATGCGTGCATAACTCACATGCTCAATCACCTAAAATAATGCAAACCTACAAACAACAATTCATTCAATTCGCCATCGACTCGGGAGCACTGCGATTTGGCAGCTTTACCCTGAAATCCGGCCGCACAAGCCCGTATTTCTTCAATGCAGGGCTGTTCAATAGCGGCAGGCGGCTCAAAAAATTAGGGCAGTTCTATGCCAATGCGCTGCAGCAATCGGGACTGGATTACGACATGCTTTTTGGCCCCGCCTATAAAGGCATCCCTTTGGCGTGTGCCATCGCCATTGCCCTTGCAAGCGAGCACGGCCTGGATGTCCCCTTTGCCTTCAACCGCAAGGAAAGAAAGGATCATGGCGAAGGGGGGCAAATTGTGGGCGCGAACCTCGCAGGTAAGGTTTTGATTGTGGATGACGTTATCACAGCCGGCACTTCGGTCAATGAATCGGTTGTTCTAATTAACCAAGCCGGCGCTGCACCCTGCGGCGTGCTCATTGCCTTGGACCGGCAAGAGATCACCAATACCGGCAAATCCGCGCTCAGCGAAATCAGGCAGCGATACAACATGCCAGTCATCGCCATTGCCACCATGGAAGATGTCATTGCATTTTTAGAAAGCAGCGGCAAATTTACTGAAGAATTAGCTTCCATTCTCGAGTACCGAAAGCAATTCGCAAAAAGTTGACTGCCGCTTAAGACCAGCTAATCTTATAGATGAGATGTTAGATCCCGCTTTCAATCCCTTTTTGATAACCGCCGAGGCGATGCACCGCAGTTGGTCTTTTCTTCTGCGTGGCAGATTGCTGGTCAAACAGACTAAGAATCCACCTCGATTGGTAATAAGAAAGGGATGCGGCGAAACAGATACTGAAAAAGGTTTATTCCCTCTTTTTTTGCCCCCTATTCTTCGAATGACAGCCGTTCTACTAGCAGTCGGCGCCGGGCTAGGGGTTTATACCGCCAATGCCTGGGCGGAGGGCAAAATGTATCAATGGAAAGATAAGGACGGCAATATTCACTATTCCGACACCGTTCCAGCCGATGAATCTGAGCACCAGCGGATTATTTATGATAAGTCTCAGATGCGCAGGCTGAAAGTCGTCGAGCGGGCAAAAACCCCGGAAGAATTGGCCAGGGAGATGCGCCTGGCGCAACTTCGCCGGGAAGAAAAAAAATTACTCGACGAACAATTGGCCCGGGACCGCGCGCTGCTGCGCACCTACCGCAACGAAGAAGATCTGGAACTGGCTCTCAAGGGCCAGCTCAACACCATTGATGCCCGTATCAAAGTCCTGTCGGCCAATATCAAACGCCAATATGCCTTGCTCGATGCCCATATCAAAAAAGCCGCAGATATAGAACGCAAGGGCAAAAAACCCCCTAAAAGCTTGATTGAAAACATCCAGGCCACCCGCCGCCAGATCCAGCAACACCAGTTGAAAATCGCCCACGAAAACAAAGCCAAAGAGCTGGTCAGGCAAAAATATGCCAAAGACCTGCAACGTTTCCGCCGGTTGATGAAGCAAATGCAAAAAGGGATCAAAAAAACCGCCACCACCCGCCCCGATACGGAACCCTCCAGCAAACAGCGGGTGATTCTCAGCGTGGTGCATTGTACGGAAAACCACGATTGCGGCCGGGCCTGGCAGCTGGCACGCATCTATCTGAAAATGCACTCCAGTACGCCGCTTTATATCGACAGCGAGAACATTCTCCACGCCCACGACCCAATCAAGGAAGATGACATCGCCTTGACCGTGGCAAGGATTCACAACGACAAGTACGACACGCTATTTCTGGATGTGCGCTGCAAGCTCTCCACCATCGGTGAGGAAGTCTGCAAAAGCCCCAAAGTCAGGGAAATCCGCGCCGGTTTCGTTCATTTTATCCGGGAGGGATTGAGATCAACCGCCCAATAAGGTGCCAATCCCCCGGTCTGTGAAAAGCTCCAACAGAACTGCGTGCTCAATTCTGCCGTCGATAATATGGACGCTTTGAACTCCACCCTGAAGCGCGTCCATGGCGCAACGAATCTTGGGTATCATGCCCCCGGAGATCGTGCCATCGGCAATCAGGCGCGTCACTTCTTCCAGAGATAATCCGGTCAGCAAGGCGCCTTCTTTATCAAGAACGCCCAAGGTGTTGGTCAGTAAAATGAGTTTTTCCGCGCCCAAAACCTGGGCCATCTTGCCAGCCACAAGATCGGCATTGATGTTATAGGAACCGCCATCCTCGCCCACGCCAATGGGCGCAATCACCGGAATAAAATCTCCCTGCACCAGCATATCCACGACCGAAGGATCAATGCTTTCCACGTCGCCAACGTGGCCCAGGTCGATGATCTCGGGGGCTTGCGTTTCAAGAGATGAAGACTGAAAGGTAATTTTGCGGGCCCGGATCAAATCTCCATCCTTGCCGGTCAATCCCACCGCCGCGCCGCCGTGCTGATTGAGCAAGTTGACGATTTCCTTGTTGACCAACCCGCCCAAGACCATTTCCACCACATCCATGGTTTCGCTGTCGGTGACCCGCATCCCATCCACAAAATGGCTGGTTTTGCCTAGTTTATTTAACAGCTGGCCGATTTGCGGGCCTCCGCCATGGACAATCACCGGATTGATCCCCACCAGCTTCAAAAGCACCACGTCTCGGGCAAAGCTGTGTTTGAGCCCTTCATCCACCATGGCGTTGCCGCCGTATTTAATCACCATGGTCTTGCCCCGGAAACGGCGGATATAGGGCAATGATTCAATTAGAACATGGGCGATCCGACCGGCAAAATCTTCCGGCAAAGGAGGTTGTTTATCCATAATCCAGGGTTTCCTGAAAATTACCAAAAGGCACTTCAAAGGGGTTGTCCAGGGTTTCAATCCATTCTTTAAACCGGGCTTGAATCCGCGACAATGCTTCCTCGTCGTCGGCTTCGAAGCGGAAAACCAGGCTGGGCGTGGTATTGGAAGCGCGCACCAAACCCCATCCATCGGCAAAATCCACGCGCAGACCATCCAGTTTGCTCACTTTGGCATCACTGAAAAAAGTTTCTACCGAGCTGGACAAAGCCTCCATGATTTCCGCTGGCTGCCCTTCACTCATCTCGACGTTCAATTGCGGGGTGGCAACAGAACTGGGCAGCTGGGCAAAGATTTCTGCTGGAGAAAAAGGTTCTGAAGACAAGACTTCCAATAATCTCGCGGCGCCATAAATGGCGTCGTCAAAGCCGTACCAGCGCTCCTTGATTACCAAATGACCGCTAAACTCACCGCCCATTACCGCATTGACTTCTTCCATCTTCTTGCGGATGTTGCCATACCCGGAAGCAGACATCACCGGCCGGCCGCCATGTTGCACGATATAGCCCGCCAGATGCCGGCTGCATTTGACATCAAACACAATGTCACCACCCGGCTCCCGGGAAAGCACATCAGCGGTAAGTACCATCAGCACCTGGTCAGGCAGAATCATCTTGCCTTCCGAATCCACTACCGTCATCCGGTCGCCATCGCCATCAAATGCCAACCCCAGTTCTGCCTCGGCGTCGGATTTAACCCTGGCAATCAATTCCTTCAACGCCTCAGGTTGGGTCGGGTCAGGATCCCGGTCTCCATGGACCTCCACCACCTCGCAACCCAAAGTCCGCAGTAGCATGGGCATGAGAGGATCAGCCGCGCCACCACCGCAATCCACTATCACTTTCATGGGACGGCCGATTTGAATATCCTCCACGACCGCGCCAATATAATCGGCGGTCAAATCCTGGCTTTCCAGCGTCCCCACGCCGGAAGTAAAGTCACCCGTATCGATACGCTGTTTCAATTGCTTCAATTTCTCCCCATGACAAGGCTCGCCTCCCAGGACTATTTTGAGGCCGTTATACTTGCCGGGATTGTGGCTGGCGGTCACCATCACGCCAGACCGGGAAGTCAGATACTGGGTAGCAAAATAAACCAAGGGCGTCGGCACTGGCCCCAAATCAATCACATCCCGCCCGCTGGATTTGATCCCTTCAATCAATGCCTGGGCGTATTCGGCGCTGGAGTCCCGCTTGTCACGGGCGACAACTACCGATTGATCCCCCAAGGAATAGGCTTCACTGCCAATGGCGCGGCCTAAG from Methylothermaceae bacteria B42 includes:
- a CDS encoding YggW family oxidoreductase, producing the protein MANLIPPPLSLYIHLPWCVKKCPYCDFNSHTHQGILQEKQYIDALLADLDQDLQQIQPRPIHSIFIGGGTPSLFSPDSLQRLLEGIHSRLTLSQEIEITLEANPGTAESTKFKQFAQLGINRLSLGIQSFQDDKLRSLGRIHNAEEAMSAVEMARAAGFQSINLDLMFGLPHQSVKDAFYDIETAIHLAPEHISHYQLTLEPNTLFAKHPPPLPPDDNIWHLQQQCQEKLAHHGYLRYEVSAFASPGNECQHNLNYWQFGDYLGIGAGAHGKYTQDNTIRRRWKIRHPQHYMDKSGGLGRVGGDIEVENTQRPLEFMMNTLRLRSGFTPEQYEQRTGLPWMPQKTVIDRLVEDQLLQFKGGFVYCTDKGWNFLNTVLEAFA
- the coaE gene encoding dephospho-CoA kinase (catalyzes the phosphorylation of the 3'-hydroxyl group of dephosphocoenzyme A to form coenzyme A; involved in coenzyme A biosynthesis); protein product: MLKIGLTGGIASGKSTVEKLFEKRGITVIDADKIARNLVKPGQPPLDSIVETFGRSMLLPDGNLDRAKLRELVFNHPRLKEKLEAILHPAVYVEMARLAKKSNSPYVIFSIPLLVETGAEKNFHRILVIDCPEALQIARLKQRDNLQEDMIKQILQNQATRPQRLAVADDVIVNDGSLAKLEQQVEELHQFYLRLSRNQTD
- the pyrE gene encoding orotate phosphoribosyltransferase (involved in fifth step of pyrimidine biosynthesis; converts orotidine 5'-phosphate and diphosphate to orotate and 5-phospho-alpha-D-ribose 1-diphosphate): MQTYKQQFIQFAIDSGALRFGSFTLKSGRTSPYFFNAGLFNSGRRLKKLGQFYANALQQSGLDYDMLFGPAYKGIPLACAIAIALASEHGLDVPFAFNRKERKDHGEGGQIVGANLAGKVLIVDDVITAGTSVNESVVLINQAGAAPCGVLIALDRQEITNTGKSALSEIRQRYNMPVIAIATMEDVIAFLESSGKFTEELASILEYRKQFAKS
- a CDS encoding type IV-A pilus assembly ATPase PilB yields the protein MATTASIPKLNGLAHCLVGAGFMSEQEAAEHQEKANNQRMPFATYLVINKVVDSLSLAKAASAQFGVPLFDLATMDMELAPVKLVNDKLIQKHHILPLYRRGNRLFVAISDPTNFQALDEIKFHTGLNTETVLVEEDKLSKAIDTALEAADSAINDLLDQDLESLEIGEVEPQTSNATEVDTEDAPIVRFVNKILLDAIKKGASDIHFEPYEKQFRIRFRSDGMLHEISSPPPNLATRVISRIKVMSRMDIAERRVPQDGRIKMILSRNNAIDFRVNTCPTLFGEKVVLRILDPTSAQIGIDKLGFEPEQQKLFLNAIHKPYGMILVTGPTGSGKTVSLYTALNILNTPDKNISTAEDPVEITVPGINQVNVNPKSGLTFASALRAFLRQDPDIIMVGEIRDLETAEIAVKAAQTGHMVLSTLHTNDAPQTLNRLAQMGIPPFNISSSVILILAQRLARRLCEYCKREEKFPKDLLLKTGFEEKELDDLVLFTANPEGCDHCTKGYKGRVGIYQVMPITESINRLILEGGNALQIAEQAKAEGINDLRASGLNKVREGITSIEEIDRVTRE
- a CDS encoding methyltransferase, which codes for MPLIQVFQDHPFLFLAAIGILGLLVGSFLNVVIYRLPVMLERGWRQECLEFLGQPKEEAPERFDLIQPASTCPHCGHQIQAWENIPVISYLLQKGRCTQCGASISLRYPLIELLTAVLSMVVAWHFAVSVQTLWALVLTWTLIALSFIDIDHHLLPDAITLPVLWLGLFLSLFHLFTDPRSAIIGAIAGYLVLWTVYQLFKLLTGKEGMGFGDFKLLALFGAWLGWQKLPMIILLSSLVGAILGIAMILIQGRDRQTPIPFGPYLAIAGWIALLWGDTLNQLYLNLSGIS
- a CDS encoding type II secretion system protein F, with amino-acid sequence MVARVEKEELIQFVWEGVDKNGKRIKGEQPGRSETLVKAELRRQGIKPVKVKKKPKPLFGARKKKITTKDIAVFSRQLATMMSAGVPLVQSFEIVGRGHENPSMQELILQIKDDIEGGNTLTEALRKHPLYFDDLFCNLVEAGEQAGVLETLLHKIAEYKEKTESLKAKVKKALTYPAAVVVVAFIVSAILLIFVVPQFEELFKGFGADLPAFTQLVINLSRFMQDNWYFVFGGIGVAIYAFMYFKKRSLAFNRFLDRLFLRIPVIGPQILHKSAIARFARTLSTMSAAGVPLVEALESVAGASGNAVYSDAILDMREAVATGQQLQQAMRQTNLFPNMVIQMIAIGEESGSIDSMLAKVADFYEEEVDNAVDSLSSLMEPMIMAFLGVVVGSLVIAMYLPIFKLGAVV
- a CDS encoding DNA-(apurinic or apyrimidinic site) lyase, producing the protein MRVITLNVNGIRSAERKGFFRWLASQQADIVCLQEIKAQLDQLQDKVFWPEGYHCYYHTAEKKGYGGVALYVRKEPDEVKIGLGWPEVDAEGRYLEGRFGQLSVASVYIPSGTSGEERQAFKFKFLDRFLEFMRECAQSGRDYIFCGDFNIAHKKIDIKNWRSNQNRSGFLPEERAWMDKLFGEEGWVDAFRVLNQEPDQYTWWSNRGRAWEKNVGWRIDYQVVSPSLKDNILRVEIYKEKRFSDHAPLIIDYDYPF
- a CDS encoding acetylglutamate kinase (catalyzes the phosphorylation of N-acetyl-L-glutamate to form N-acetyl-L-glutamate 5-phosphate), which produces MDKQPPLPEDFAGRIAHVLIESLPYIRRFRGKTMVIKYGGNAMVDEGLKHSFARDVVLLKLVGINPVIVHGGGPQIGQLLNKLGKTSHFVDGMRVTDSETMDVVEMVLGGLVNKEIVNLLNQHGGAAVGLTGKDGDLIRARKITFQSSSLETQAPEIIDLGHVGDVESIDPSVVDMLVQGDFIPVIAPIGVGEDGGSYNINADLVAGKMAQVLGAEKLILLTNTLGVLDKEGALLTGLSLEEVTRLIADGTISGGMIPKIRCAMDALQGGVQSVHIIDGRIEHAVLLELFTDRGIGTLLGG